In Nocardioides marinus, one DNA window encodes the following:
- a CDS encoding YebC/PmpR family DNA-binding transcriptional regulator, whose amino-acid sequence MSGHSKWATTKHKKAAIDAKRGKLFAKLIKNIEIAAKMGGPDPAGNPTLYDAIQKAKKQSVPNKNIDSAVKRGGGLEGGGVDYETIMYEVYGPQGVALLVECLTDNRNRAAMEVRTAVTRNGGTMADPGSVSRLFERKGVVVVPKTQESREVGEDDVLEATLDAGAEEVKDHGDSLEVQSEPTDVVAVRTSLQDAGIDYDSAEVQFVATLDIPVAEPDVAAKVFKLVDAVDDLDDVQNVFVNADIPDEVMEAADL is encoded by the coding sequence ATGTCCGGGCACTCCAAGTGGGCGACCACGAAGCACAAGAAGGCCGCGATCGACGCCAAGCGCGGCAAGCTGTTCGCGAAGCTGATCAAGAACATCGAGATCGCCGCGAAGATGGGTGGCCCGGATCCTGCCGGCAACCCGACGCTCTACGACGCCATCCAGAAGGCCAAGAAGCAGTCGGTCCCCAACAAGAACATCGACTCCGCGGTCAAGCGCGGCGGCGGTCTCGAGGGCGGCGGCGTCGACTACGAGACGATCATGTACGAGGTCTACGGCCCCCAGGGCGTCGCCCTCCTGGTCGAGTGCCTCACCGACAACCGCAACCGTGCCGCCATGGAGGTCCGCACCGCGGTGACCCGCAACGGCGGCACGATGGCCGACCCCGGCTCGGTCTCGAGGCTCTTCGAGCGCAAGGGCGTCGTGGTGGTCCCGAAGACCCAGGAGTCGCGCGAGGTCGGCGAGGACGACGTCCTCGAGGCGACGCTGGACGCCGGTGCCGAGGAGGTCAAGGACCACGGCGACAGCCTCGAGGTCCAGTCCGAGCCCACCGACGTGGTCGCCGTGCGCACCTCGCTGCAGGACGCCGGCATCGACTACGACTCCGCCGAGGTGCAGTTCGTCGCGACGCTGGACATCCCGGTCGCCGAGCCCGACGTCGCGGCGAAGGTCTTCAAGCTCGTCGACGCCGTGGACGACCTCGACGACGTGCAGAACGTCTTCGTCAACGCCGACATCCCCGACGAGGTCATGGAGGCGGCGGACCTCTGA
- the yajC gene encoding preprotein translocase subunit YajC, translating into MQDLAAILPFLAIAVLFWFLAIRPQQRRARELQAMQQALSVGDDVMLTSGVYGTLTEIDEETIRVEIAPGVTIRVARGAVGRRIDEPGEGHTPTPEEN; encoded by the coding sequence GTGCAGGACCTCGCGGCAATCCTGCCGTTCCTTGCCATCGCAGTGCTGTTCTGGTTCCTGGCCATCCGTCCCCAGCAGCGGCGGGCACGGGAACTCCAGGCCATGCAGCAGGCGTTGAGCGTCGGTGACGACGTGATGTTGACCTCGGGCGTCTACGGGACGCTCACCGAGATCGACGAGGAGACGATCCGTGTCGAGATCGCACCGGGTGTGACCATCAGGGTCGCGCGCGGGGCGGTCGGCCGCCGGATCGACGAGCCAGGGGAGGGGCACACGCCCACCCCGGAGGAGAACTGA
- the pdxT gene encoding pyridoxal 5'-phosphate synthase glutaminase subunit PdxT yields MTSPTVGVLALQGDVREHLAALERLGVATTRVRRPEEVDAVDALVVPGGESTTMAKLARTFGVLDPLRKRIGAGLPVLGTCAGMIMLADRVLDGAAGQETLGGIDMTVRRNAFGRQVDSFEGPVEVAGLDTPVHGVFIRAPWVESVGDGVEVLARVDHDGAPGGAAGRIVAVRQGCLMATSFHPEVGEDSRVHGLFVDLVRGS; encoded by the coding sequence GTGACCTCACCGACCGTCGGCGTGCTCGCCCTGCAGGGCGACGTGCGCGAGCACCTCGCCGCCCTGGAGCGGCTCGGCGTCGCGACGACGAGGGTGCGCCGCCCTGAGGAGGTCGACGCGGTGGACGCGCTCGTGGTCCCCGGTGGGGAGTCCACCACCATGGCCAAGCTGGCTCGCACCTTCGGGGTCCTCGACCCACTGCGCAAGCGGATCGGAGCCGGTCTCCCGGTCCTCGGGACCTGCGCGGGGATGATCATGCTGGCCGACCGGGTGCTCGACGGCGCCGCGGGCCAGGAGACCCTCGGCGGCATCGACATGACCGTGCGACGCAACGCCTTCGGGCGCCAGGTCGACTCCTTCGAGGGGCCGGTCGAGGTCGCGGGGCTCGACACGCCGGTGCACGGCGTCTTCATCCGTGCACCGTGGGTGGAGTCGGTGGGCGACGGGGTCGAGGTCCTGGCCCGGGTCGACCACGACGGCGCACCGGGCGGTGCCGCCGGTAGGATCGTCGCGGTCCGTCAGGGTTGCCTGATGGCCACCTCGTTCCACCCCGAGGTGGGCGAGGACTCCCGGGTGCACGGCTTGTTCGTGGACCTGGTCCGAGGTAGCTGA
- the ruvC gene encoding crossover junction endodeoxyribonuclease RuvC, whose protein sequence is MRVLGIDPGLTRCGMGVVEGSVGRPLTLVDVNVIRTSSTLPVAERLVSIEKGVDAWIEEHRPDAVAVERVFARSDVSTVMGTAQASGIAMVCAARRGLPIALHTPSEVKAAVSGSGRATKQQVGAMVTRILRLDAAPKPADAADALALAITHIWRGGAQARLEQAVARSRGGLRP, encoded by the coding sequence GTGCGCGTGCTCGGCATCGACCCCGGCCTGACCCGCTGCGGCATGGGCGTGGTCGAGGGCTCGGTCGGCCGACCGCTGACCCTGGTGGACGTCAACGTCATCCGCACCAGCTCCACGTTGCCGGTCGCCGAGCGGCTGGTGAGCATCGAGAAGGGCGTGGACGCCTGGATCGAGGAGCACCGCCCCGACGCGGTGGCCGTGGAGCGGGTCTTCGCCCGCTCCGACGTCAGCACCGTCATGGGCACCGCCCAGGCCAGCGGCATCGCGATGGTGTGCGCCGCCCGACGCGGGCTGCCGATCGCGCTGCACACCCCGAGCGAGGTGAAGGCGGCGGTGTCCGGCAGCGGTCGTGCGACCAAGCAGCAGGTCGGTGCGATGGTGACCCGCATCCTGCGTCTCGACGCCGCCCCGAAGCCGGCCGACGCCGCCGACGCGCTGGCGCTGGCCATCACCCACATCTGGCGCGGCGGCGCCCAGGCCCGCCTGGAGCAGGCCGTGGCCCGCAGCCGAGGAGGTCTCCGCCCGTGA
- the pdxS gene encoding pyridoxal 5'-phosphate synthase lyase subunit PdxS — protein MAETAESTVHPTPGTGTTRVKRGMAEMLKGGVIMDVVTPEQAKIAEDAGAVAVMALERVPADIRAQGGVSRMSDPDMIDGIIEAVSIPVMAKARIGHFMEARVIESLGVDYIDESEVLTPADYAHHIDKWNFTVPFVCGATNLGEALRRITEGAAMIRSKGEAGTGDVSNAVTHMRTIKGEIRRLSSLSEDELYVAAKELQAPYDLVKEVATTGALPVVLFTAGGIATPADAAMMMQLGADGVFVGSGIFKSGNPAQRAEAIVKATTFHDDPAMVAKVSRGLGEAMVGINVEELPAPHRLSERGW, from the coding sequence ATGGCCGAGACCGCTGAGAGCACCGTTCACCCCACGCCGGGCACCGGCACCACCCGCGTCAAGCGCGGGATGGCCGAGATGCTCAAGGGCGGCGTGATCATGGACGTGGTCACCCCCGAGCAGGCGAAGATCGCCGAGGACGCCGGAGCGGTGGCCGTGATGGCCCTCGAGCGCGTGCCCGCCGACATCCGCGCCCAGGGCGGCGTGTCGCGGATGAGCGACCCCGACATGATCGACGGGATCATCGAGGCGGTCTCCATCCCGGTGATGGCCAAGGCACGCATCGGTCACTTCATGGAGGCCCGGGTCATCGAGAGCCTCGGCGTCGACTACATCGACGAGTCCGAGGTGCTGACCCCGGCCGACTACGCCCACCACATCGACAAGTGGAACTTCACCGTCCCCTTCGTGTGCGGCGCCACCAACCTCGGTGAGGCGCTGCGCCGGATCACCGAGGGCGCGGCGATGATCCGCTCCAAGGGCGAGGCCGGCACCGGCGACGTCTCCAACGCCGTCACCCACATGCGCACCATCAAGGGCGAGATCCGTCGCCTGTCCTCGCTCAGCGAGGACGAGCTCTACGTCGCGGCCAAGGAGCTCCAGGCTCCCTACGACCTCGTGAAGGAGGTCGCGACGACCGGTGCCCTGCCCGTGGTGCTCTTCACCGCCGGCGGCATCGCCACCCCCGCCGACGCCGCGATGATGATGCAGCTCGGCGCCGACGGCGTCTTCGTGGGCTCGGGCATCTTCAAGTCCGGCAACCCCGCGCAGCGCGCCGAGGCCATCGTCAAGGCCACGACCTTCCACGACGACCCGGCGATGGTCGCCAAGGTCTCCCGCGGTCTCGGCGAGGCCATGGTCGGCATCAACGTCGAGGAGCTCCCGGCGCCGCACCGCCTCTCCGAGCGCGGCTGGTGA
- the ruvA gene encoding Holliday junction branch migration protein RuvA — translation MIAFVRGPVAAVSLSSAVLEVGGVGLELMCTPGTLATLAPKVGTGQTATLPTSMVVREDSLTLFGFLDEDEKTCFELLQTASGVGPKLAQAMLAVLSPDDLRAAVAGEDVKTLTRVPGIGQKGAQRIILELKDRLGAPLGTRAVAAPQASEPWRDQVRQGLQGLGWSAKDADRAVDEVAPGPGESPDVAALLRAALRALSKA, via the coding sequence GTGATCGCGTTCGTCCGTGGCCCCGTCGCCGCCGTGAGCCTGTCCAGCGCCGTGCTGGAGGTGGGCGGCGTCGGCCTGGAGCTGATGTGCACCCCGGGCACCCTCGCCACGCTCGCGCCCAAGGTCGGCACCGGGCAGACCGCGACCCTGCCCACCTCCATGGTGGTGCGGGAGGACTCGCTGACCCTCTTCGGCTTCCTCGACGAGGACGAGAAGACCTGCTTCGAGCTGCTGCAGACCGCCAGTGGCGTGGGGCCGAAGCTGGCCCAGGCGATGCTCGCCGTGCTCAGCCCCGACGACCTGCGCGCCGCCGTCGCCGGTGAGGACGTCAAGACCCTGACCCGCGTGCCGGGCATCGGGCAGAAGGGCGCGCAGCGCATCATCCTCGAGCTCAAGGACCGTCTCGGTGCGCCGCTCGGCACGCGCGCCGTGGCGGCCCCGCAGGCCAGCGAGCCCTGGCGTGACCAGGTCCGCCAGGGCCTGCAGGGCCTGGGCTGGTCGGCCAAGGACGCCGACCGTGCCGTGGACGAGGTGGCCCCCGGTCCCGGGGAGAGCCCCGACGTCGCGGCGCTCCTGCGTGCTGCCCTCCGAGCCCTGTCCAAGGCGTGA
- the ruvB gene encoding Holliday junction branch migration DNA helicase RuvB, whose amino-acid sequence MSAVHDDHLLAPEALGDERAVEAALRPRSLEEVVGQHRVRDQLGLVLEAARLRERAPDHVLLSGPPGLGKTTLAMIIAHEMGAPLRLTSGPAITHAGDLAAILSGMNEGDVLFIDEIHRMSRPAEEMLYMAMEDFRVDVVIGKGPGATAIPLEIPPFTLVGATTRAGLLPGPLRDRFGFTAQLEFYDASDLDLIVHRSARLLEVSLTPEGAAEIASRSRGTPRIANRLLRRVRDYAQVRADGVVTHEVAERALDLYEVDPLGLDRLDRGVLDALCRRFGGGPVGISTLAVAVGEERETVEEVAEPFLVRLGFLARTPRGRVATPAAWAHLGLSAPEGAPLGSDPGLFDVD is encoded by the coding sequence GTGAGCGCCGTGCACGACGACCACCTGCTGGCCCCGGAGGCGCTCGGCGACGAGCGGGCCGTGGAGGCCGCCCTGCGCCCGCGCAGCCTGGAGGAGGTCGTGGGCCAGCACCGCGTGCGCGACCAGCTCGGGCTGGTCCTCGAGGCGGCCCGGCTGCGCGAGCGGGCCCCCGACCACGTGCTGCTGTCCGGACCGCCCGGACTGGGCAAGACCACGCTGGCCATGATCATCGCCCACGAGATGGGCGCCCCCCTGCGGCTGACCAGCGGTCCGGCCATCACCCACGCCGGGGACCTCGCGGCCATCCTCTCGGGGATGAACGAGGGCGACGTCCTCTTCATCGACGAGATCCACCGGATGTCGCGCCCGGCGGAGGAGATGCTCTACATGGCGATGGAGGACTTCCGCGTCGACGTCGTCATCGGCAAGGGCCCGGGCGCGACGGCGATCCCGCTGGAGATCCCGCCGTTCACCCTGGTCGGTGCCACGACCCGCGCGGGGCTGCTGCCGGGGCCGCTGCGTGACCGCTTCGGGTTCACCGCCCAGCTGGAGTTCTACGACGCCTCCGACCTCGACCTGATCGTGCACCGCTCCGCGCGGCTGCTCGAGGTCTCGCTGACCCCCGAGGGCGCCGCCGAGATCGCCTCCCGCTCCCGCGGCACCCCGCGCATCGCCAACCGGCTGCTGCGGCGGGTGCGCGACTACGCCCAGGTCCGGGCCGACGGGGTCGTGACCCACGAGGTCGCCGAGCGCGCGCTGGACCTCTACGAGGTCGACCCGCTGGGGCTGGACCGTCTCGACCGCGGCGTCCTGGACGCCCTGTGCCGGCGCTTCGGCGGGGGACCGGTCGGCATCTCCACGCTGGCGGTCGCCGTCGGCGAGGAGCGCGAGACGGTCGAGGAGGTGGCCGAGCCGTTCCTGGTCCGGCTCGGCTTCCTGGCCCGCACACCGCGGGGTCGCGTCGCGACGCCCGCCGCCTGGGCGCACCTCGGGCTCAGTGCCCCGGAGGGCGCCCCGCTCGGGAGTGACCCCGGGCTGTTCGACGTGGACTAG